One Setaria viridis chromosome 3, Setaria_viridis_v4.0, whole genome shotgun sequence DNA window includes the following coding sequences:
- the LOC117851047 gene encoding uncharacterized protein isoform X2: MASLQPTLLTPRPLCCCSHALLYPRFRKLPPRFSNGAYSTARPLDRSEFLGKGDKLAWRTAGRRRRRLGAAAAGRGPFFGGGGRRMGKGTGRVVGNLAFAAVLTYLAVTGQLRWVLDAIVSLWLLTILLPILALGAFFFFAGQDILQGDCPNCGKSFQILKSALKDGPQLCPYCTQPFSGTAPSGTIVDIEAEVKDVE, translated from the exons ATGGCCTCGCTCCAGCCTACTCTTCTCACTCCTCGCCCGCTCTGCTGCTGTTCGCACGCCTTGCTCTACCCAAGGTTCAGGAAATTGCCTCCGAGATTCTCAAATGGGGCCTATTCCACGGCGAGGCCGTTGGACCGGAGCGAGTTCTTGGGGAAAGGCGATAAGTTGGCTTGGAGaacggcggggaggcggcggcgtcggcttggcgccgccgcagccgggaGAGGCCCCTtctttggcggcggcgggaggcgcaTGGGCAAGGGCACGGGACGGGTCGTGGGGAacctcgccttcgccgccgtctTGACGTACCTCGCCGTGACCGGCCAGCTCCGGTGGGTTCTTGACGCAATCGTCTCCCTCTGG CTCCTCACAATACTGCTGCCTATTCTGGCTCTGGGtgcatttttcttctttgcaGGACAAGACATACTCCAGGGCGAT TGTCCGAACTGTGGAAAAAGCTTCCAGATACTGAA GTCTGCTTTGAAGGATGGACCACAACTGTGTCCTTATTGCACTCAGCCTTTCTCTG GGACGGCCCCTTCTGGAACAATTGTGGACATCGAGGCTGAAGTCAAGGATGTTGAATGA
- the LOC117851047 gene encoding uncharacterized protein isoform X1 produces the protein MASLQPTLLTPRPLCCCSHALLYPRFRKLPPRFSNGAYSTARPLDRSEFLGKGDKLAWRTAGRRRRRLGAAAAGRGPFFGGGGRRMGKGTGRVVGNLAFAAVLTYLAVTGQLRWVLDAIVSLWLLTILLPILALGAFFFFAGQDILQGDCPNCGKSFQILKSALKDGPQLCPYCTQPFSVQGNKFVRESARFSSGRGATATNGQVFNELFNRGMRGTAPSGTIVDIEAEVKDVE, from the exons ATGGCCTCGCTCCAGCCTACTCTTCTCACTCCTCGCCCGCTCTGCTGCTGTTCGCACGCCTTGCTCTACCCAAGGTTCAGGAAATTGCCTCCGAGATTCTCAAATGGGGCCTATTCCACGGCGAGGCCGTTGGACCGGAGCGAGTTCTTGGGGAAAGGCGATAAGTTGGCTTGGAGaacggcggggaggcggcggcgtcggcttggcgccgccgcagccgggaGAGGCCCCTtctttggcggcggcgggaggcgcaTGGGCAAGGGCACGGGACGGGTCGTGGGGAacctcgccttcgccgccgtctTGACGTACCTCGCCGTGACCGGCCAGCTCCGGTGGGTTCTTGACGCAATCGTCTCCCTCTGG CTCCTCACAATACTGCTGCCTATTCTGGCTCTGGGtgcatttttcttctttgcaGGACAAGACATACTCCAGGGCGAT TGTCCGAACTGTGGAAAAAGCTTCCAGATACTGAA GTCTGCTTTGAAGGATGGACCACAACTGTGTCCTTATTGCACTCAGCCTTTCTCTG TTCAGGGCAACAAATTTGTTAGAGAATCTGCTAGATTTTCATCTGGAAGGGGTGCTACTGCTACAAATGGACAGGTGTTCAATGAGTTATTCAACCGTGGAATGAGAG GGACGGCCCCTTCTGGAACAATTGTGGACATCGAGGCTGAAGTCAAGGATGTTGAATGA
- the LOC117851038 gene encoding probable 1-acyl-sn-glycerol-3-phosphate acyltransferase 5: MECPSSTSSQGHHVNGKQSTDPPGPAILKNGPRHRPLTPIRRCRGVLCLVIMLLTAFMMMVYLSPITTFLVRLFSVHYSRKSTCFLFGMWLAMWPFLFEKVNKTRFIFSGESVPPKERVLLFANHRTEVDWMYLWDFALRKGRLQCIKYMLKKSLMKLPVFNWSFHLIEFIPVDRKWEIDEPIIRRRLSEFKNPRDPLWLAVFPEGTDYTEKKCIKSQEYAVEHGLPVLKNVLLPKTKGFNCCLQELRSSIDAVYDITIAYKHRLPTFLDNVYGTDPSEVHIHINSIQVSDIPTSEDEVAGWLVERFRLKDELLSKFSALGHFPNEGTEGDLSTLKCLVNFTAVVSVTGILTYLTLFSSVWFKVFVAFSCAFLTIVTCYSIHLPQLIGSPGLSSRAKYA; this comes from the exons ATGGAGTGTCCAAGTTCAACTAGTTCCCAAGGGCATCATGTTAATGGAAAGCAGAGCACTGATCCTCCTGGTCCTGCCATCTTGAAGAATGGACCAAGACACCGTCCACTGACCCCAATAAGACGATGCCGTGGAGTATTATGTTTGGTGATTATGCTATTAACAGCATTCATGATGATGGTTTACCTGTCCCCTATCACTACTTTCCTTGTACGGTTGTTCAGTGTGCATTACAGCAGAAAGTCAACATGTTTTCTGTTTGGTATGTGGTTAGCCATGTGGCCTTTTTTGTTTGAGAAGGTTAACAAGACCAGGTTTATTTTCTCTGGTGAAAGCGTGCCCCCAAAAGAGCGTGTGCTGTTGTTTGCTAACCACAGGACTGAAGTTGACTGGATGTACTTGTGGGATTTTGCACTGAGGAAAGGCCGCTTGCAGTGTATCAAGTATATGCTTAAGAAAAGCTTGATGAAGTTGCCTGTTTTTAACTGGTCATTTCACCTTATTGAGTTTATCCCGGTAGATCGGAAGTGGGAGATTGATGAGCCAATCATCCGAAGGAGGCTATCAGAATTTAAGAACCCTAGGGATCCCCTTTGGCTGGCAGTTTTTCCTGAAGGCACTGATTATAC TGAGAAGAAATGTATTAAAAGTCAAGAGTATGCAGTAGAGCATGGTTTGCCTGTTCTAAAAAATGTACTCCTTCCAAAGACAAAGGGATTCAATTGCTGTTTGCAAGAGCTGAGAAGTTCCATAGACGCTG TTTATGATATCACAATCGCATATAAACATCGTCTACCAACTTTTCTGGACAACGTCTATGGCACCGATCCTTCCGAAGTCCACATCCATATCAACAGCATCCAAGTCTCTGACATACCAACATCAGAAGACGaagtggctggctggctggtcGAGCGGTTCCGGCTGAAGGACGAGCTCCTGTCCAAATTTTCGGCACTAGGCCACTTCCCAAATGAAGGGACCGAAGGGGATCTGTCGACACTCAAGTGCCTTGTGAATTTCACAGCTGTGGTCAGCGTTACGGGCATCCTCACGTACCTTACCCTGTTTTCATCCGTGTGGTTCAAGGTTTTCGTAGCGTTTAGCTGTGCGTTTCTTACGATCGTGACCTGCTACTCTATACATCTGCCCCAGCTGATAGGTTCCCCTGGGTTGAGCTCCCGTGCGAAGTATGCTTGA
- the LOC117849065 gene encoding peroxidase 40-like — protein sequence MRRGELRLPVPARDASGASGDQRVRGEQLLRPARAAAPADITAALHLLCHFPIHDISPFFVGEKTGVPNANSLRSFEVIDAIKAELERECPETISCAELLAIAARDSVVVSGGPSWEVEAGQKDVRTTSLQGANVNLPTLTSSVATLVQKFRNVGLSTKDMIDLRRAHHQQGMDGAQPSNQALTSPSDLLNAIV from the exons ATGCGTCGAGGTGAGCTGCGCCTCCCCGTGCCCGCGCGAGACGCGAGCGGCGCGTCCGGGGACCAGCGCGTGCGAGGGGAGCAACTCCTGCGACCAGCGCGAGCGGCGGCTCCAGCAGATATAACGGCCGCTCTGCATCTGCTGTGCCATTTCCCGATA CACGACATATCGCCCTTCTTCGTCGGCGAGAAGACGGGCGTGCCCAATGCCAACTCGCTCAGGAGCTTCGAGGTCATCGATGCTATAAAGGCTGAGTTGGAGCGAGAGTGCCCGGAGACAATCTCCTGCGCCGAGCTCCTCGCCATCGCTGCCCGTGACTCCGTCGTGGTG TCGGGCGGGCCGAGCTGGGAGGTAGAGGCCGGCCAGAAGGACGTCCGCACGACAAGCCTTCAGGGCGCCAACGTCAACCTCCCGACGCTGACGTCCAGCGTTGCTACCCTCGTGCAGAAGTTCAGGAACGTTGGCCTCTCCACCAAGGACATGATCGACCTCAGGCGCGCGCACCATCAGCAAGGCATGGATGGTGCACAACCGTCCAACCAGGCGCTAACGTCGCCGTCAG ATTTGCTCAATGCGATAGTCTGA